The following is a genomic window from Hyalangium gracile.
GAGATACTCTCCGCCGGCAGCATCTCGACGGTGCTGGACGGGGCGATGGTGCTCCTCTACTTCCTCTTCCTCTTCGTCGCCAGCCCCTGGCTGGGGCTCATCGTCCTGGGGTTGGGCGCCCTCCAAGTTCTTACCTTCACCATGGCGCAAAAGCGGCAGCGGGAGCTGCTCATGCGCAACATGGAACTGGATGCCAAGAACCAGGGCTACCAATTCGAGATGCTCACCGGCATCCAGACCCTCAAAGCGCTGGGGGTGGAAGAGCGGTCCGTACAGCACTACTCGGACATCTTCGTGGACGTGCTGAACACGGGCATTGACCGGGGGCGGCTGACCAACTGGGTGGAGACACTCACCAGCACGCTGCGGCTGGCTTCCCCGCTGGTGGTGCTCAGCTTCGGCGCCTACCAAGTGCTCGGGGGTAACCTGACGCTCGGGGAGATGCTGAGCCTTTCCGCCCTGGCCACGGCACTGCTCGTGCCGCTCTCCAATCTTGTGGGCACCGCGAACCAGCTCCAGTACTTGGGCACCTACCTAGAGCGCCTCAACGAAGTTTTCGACACCGCCCCCGAGAGGCCGGTCGGCGCGAAGGGAAGCGCCATCCAACTCCAGGGCGCCATCGGGCTCGACCGGGTGTCGTTCCGCTTTGCGCCCTTGGGGCCGCCTGTCGTCCAGGACGTGTCCGTCCGAATCCAGCCAGGCCAGTTCGTCGCGATTGTCGGACCGTCGGGCGCGGGTAAGAGTACCCTGGCCCACCTTATGCTCGGGCTGTACCTGCCGACCGAGGGGCGCATCCTCTACGACGGAAGGGACCTAGCGGAACTGGATCTCGATTCTATCCGCAGCCAGGTGGGTATCGTGCTCCAGGAGTCCTCTTTCTTCGGGACCACCATCCGCGCCAACATCGCGCTGGGACAACCGGATGCTCCAATGGAGGCCATCATTGAGGCGGCGAAGGCCGCGCAGATTCACGACGAAATCATGGCGATGCCCCTGCAGTACGACACCCCCCTGGCCGACCGGGGCCTATCGTTGTCGGGCGGCCAGCGGCAGAGGCTCGCGCTCGCAAGGGCGCTGGTCTGCAAGCCGGCCGTGTTGCTGCTGGATGAGGCGACGAGTGCCCTGGACTCCGTCACCGAGAGCCGTGTCCATGCAGCGCTGTCGGGCCTGAGCTGTACGCGCATCGTGATTGCCCACCGGCTGAGCACCGTGGTGAATGCCGACACCATCCTAGTCATGGAGGGCGGGCGCCTACAGGAG
Proteins encoded in this region:
- a CDS encoding peptidase domain-containing ABC transporter, encoding MKRFPALGRLLPRTRQRFPEMRQMAATDCGVTCLAMVLAYHGKEVGLEELRQLTGINRDGTDARTLLAAGRQYGLRGRGISIDLDRLPYLAPGTILHWKFTHYVVFEKLGKGGVHILDPAQGRRFVALEQFSQCFTGVALVFEPADDFTPGRQVGRGTYRYVLNFLRNTDSLGQVVVLSAILQFFTLAVPVLTGMVVDRVVPRGDYQLLLMLTAGFAGIVVFQLLTSLLRGHLLVELRTRLDSALMLGFLDHLVRLPYSFFQVRPAGDLMMRMNINASVREILSAGSISTVLDGAMVLLYFLFLFVASPWLGLIVLGLGALQVLTFTMAQKRQRELLMRNMELDAKNQGYQFEMLTGIQTLKALGVEERSVQHYSDIFVDVLNTGIDRGRLTNWVETLTSTLRLASPLVVLSFGAYQVLGGNLTLGEMLSLSALATALLVPLSNLVGTANQLQYLGTYLERLNEVFDTAPERPVGAKGSAIQLQGAIGLDRVSFRFAPLGPPVVQDVSVRIQPGQFVAIVGPSGAGKSTLAHLMLGLYLPTEGRILYDGRDLAELDLDSIRSQVGIVLQESSFFGTTIRANIALGQPDAPMEAIIEAAKAAQIHDEIMAMPLQYDTPLADRGLSLSGGQRQRLALARALVCKPAVLLLDEATSALDSVTESRVHAALSGLSCTRIVIAHRLSTVVNADTILVMEGGRLQEAGSHAELLLRGGRYSQLVQAQLLDRKSA